A genomic region of Leptolyngbya sp. NIES-2104 contains the following coding sequences:
- the dnaK gene encoding molecular chaperone DnaK has protein sequence MGRVVGIDLGTTNSVVAVMEGGKPVVIANAEGMRTTPSVVGVNKDEERLVGQMARRQAVLDPQNTFFEVKRFMGRKYSELSPESKRVPYTIRKDETGNIKLKCPRLKRDFAPEEISAIILKKLADEASRYLGEPVTGAVITVPAYFNDAQRQATRDAGRIAGLEVKRILNEPTAASLAYGLDRVQSETILVFDLGGGTFDVSILDVGDGVFEVKSTSGDTQLGGAEFDKKIVNWLAEQFLEQEGIDLRKERQSLQRLTEAAEKAKIELSGVGVTDINLPFIAADQDGPKHLNTRLTRSQFEGLCEDLLSRLRNPLREAFRDAGLSPRDIDEVVLVGGGTRMPMVQEVVRSLINLEPNQNVNPDEVVSVGAAIQAGILAGEVKDILLLDVTPISVGLETIGGIMKTLIPRGTTIPTRRSDVFSTSEDNQTVVEVHVLQGERSMASGNKSLGRFKLMGIPPAPRGIPQVQVAFDIDANGILQVTAMDRTTGREQSITIQGASNLSAIEIEQMIEDAKRYADLDDLKKEKVEKRNRAEAMTYQAERQLREATLDFGFQFVSPYRNRIEPLVQRLREALANNDDRGIDIAEADLKDALYDLNREVYQQNKLEEGEGGILQSIKDFFLEDDDDYYYDNRRDYRDDYWNGGRSGYALNPAPEPPYRPNYPTRDEYRDPYSSGGRSTPRDDYGSSRSTPRDDYSSGTRSTPRDDYGSSSRTPRDSDFNSPPPRRSSDPYRDSSQNSEYYDYGTPRQDRSPRGNDDSIPPRRDNYDAPPRSRSDYDADYYNDRSSRDDTPRKRPSRPNYQQDNWDDEDDWL, from the coding sequence ATGGGTAGAGTCGTTGGGATTGACCTGGGTACAACCAACTCGGTCGTGGCAGTCATGGAGGGCGGTAAGCCAGTAGTCATCGCCAATGCCGAAGGGATGAGAACTACGCCGTCGGTCGTTGGCGTAAATAAAGACGAGGAACGCCTGGTCGGACAGATGGCGCGTCGTCAAGCGGTGTTAGACCCGCAGAATACGTTTTTTGAAGTCAAACGCTTCATGGGACGCAAATACAGCGAACTCAGTCCCGAATCGAAGCGGGTTCCTTATACCATTCGCAAAGACGAAACGGGAAATATTAAGCTGAAATGCCCCAGACTCAAGCGAGATTTTGCACCTGAAGAAATTTCGGCGATTATTTTGAAAAAATTAGCCGATGAAGCCTCTCGCTATTTGGGCGAACCTGTGACCGGAGCCGTGATTACCGTTCCTGCTTATTTCAATGATGCTCAACGGCAAGCGACACGAGATGCCGGACGAATCGCAGGATTAGAAGTCAAGCGGATTTTGAACGAACCGACTGCGGCATCGTTGGCGTATGGACTCGATCGCGTTCAGAGCGAAACGATTCTGGTGTTTGACCTCGGTGGCGGTACGTTCGATGTCTCGATTCTCGATGTCGGAGATGGCGTATTTGAAGTGAAATCAACCAGCGGCGACACTCAACTAGGGGGAGCCGAATTCGATAAAAAAATCGTCAACTGGCTGGCAGAGCAATTTTTAGAGCAGGAAGGAATCGATTTACGCAAAGAACGCCAATCGTTACAGCGACTCACTGAAGCCGCAGAAAAAGCGAAAATCGAACTTTCGGGCGTGGGTGTGACTGACATTAATTTGCCGTTTATTGCAGCGGATCAAGACGGTCCAAAACACTTGAATACGCGACTGACTCGATCGCAGTTTGAAGGCTTGTGTGAAGACTTGCTCTCTCGCTTGAGAAATCCCTTGAGAGAAGCCTTTCGAGATGCGGGACTGTCTCCACGCGATATCGATGAAGTGGTCTTAGTCGGTGGCGGCACCCGAATGCCAATGGTGCAGGAAGTGGTCCGATCGCTGATCAATCTCGAACCCAATCAGAACGTCAACCCTGATGAAGTCGTCTCGGTCGGAGCCGCAATTCAAGCCGGAATTCTCGCAGGTGAAGTGAAAGATATTCTCCTGCTCGATGTCACTCCGATTTCAGTCGGACTCGAAACGATCGGCGGCATTATGAAAACGCTGATTCCACGTGGAACAACGATTCCGACTCGTCGATCGGATGTGTTCTCAACCTCTGAAGACAACCAAACTGTTGTTGAAGTTCACGTTCTTCAAGGAGAACGATCGATGGCTTCGGGCAATAAATCCTTGGGGCGCTTCAAACTGATGGGCATTCCCCCTGCACCCCGTGGAATTCCGCAAGTTCAAGTGGCATTTGATATCGATGCGAATGGCATTCTGCAAGTGACCGCAATGGATCGCACCACTGGACGCGAACAAAGCATCACAATTCAAGGCGCATCGAACTTGAGTGCGATCGAGATCGAGCAAATGATCGAAGATGCGAAGCGATACGCTGACCTTGACGATTTGAAAAAAGAAAAAGTCGAAAAACGCAATCGTGCTGAAGCGATGACTTATCAAGCTGAACGGCAGTTACGAGAGGCGACTTTGGATTTCGGCTTCCAATTTGTTTCACCGTATCGCAATCGCATCGAACCATTGGTTCAACGACTGCGGGAAGCACTGGCAAATAATGACGATCGCGGAATCGATATTGCTGAAGCTGACCTGAAAGATGCCCTTTACGATCTCAATCGCGAAGTCTATCAGCAGAACAAACTCGAAGAAGGCGAAGGCGGCATTCTGCAATCGATCAAAGACTTCTTCTTGGAAGATGATGACGATTACTACTACGACAATCGCCGCGATTACCGCGATGACTACTGGAACGGTGGACGCAGCGGATATGCGCTAAATCCTGCTCCTGAGCCTCCTTATCGTCCGAATTATCCAACCCGCGACGAATACCGCGATCCCTACAGTTCAGGTGGTCGATCGACTCCACGAGACGATTACGGTTCTAGTCGATCGACTCCCCGCGACGATTACAGTTCTGGAACCCGATCAACTCCCCGCGATGATTACGGTTCTAGCAGTCGAACGCCACGCGATTCTGACTTTAACAGTCCACCCCCGCGTCGGAGTTCTGATCCATACCGCGATTCCTCTCAGAACTCCGAATACTACGATTACGGCACACCTCGCCAAGATCGATCGCCTCGTGGCAACGACGATTCTATTCCGCCCCGTCGCGACAATTATGATGCGCCGCCTCGGAGTCGCTCGGATTACGATGCCGACTATTACAACGATCGATCCAGCCGAGATGATACGCCTCGTAAACGTCCGTCTCGTCCCAACTATCAACAAGACAATTGGGATGATGAAGACGATTGGCTGTAG
- a CDS encoding DnaJ C-terminal domain-containing protein: MQSFRNYYEILGVANDASADEIKRSYRRLARQYHPDLNPGNKAAEDKFKAIGEAYGVLSDSVKRAEYDQLGGFWKQPGFGRGGRNDKEKFGKFRTFNDFYDEILSRRTPAPEPEFDPVPRRTQTTRTVRTAAPPPPRQEPDPFRPGTSKESYTVKPPKQKRDAEARLTVPLEKAYSGGRERIRLEDGRSLEVDMPPHMVSGQKVRLREQGVNGGDLYLNIEVSPHPFFRLEGSDISCKLPITPSEAVLGAPVEVPTLDGLVKMVVPAGVRSGQRLRLANKGYPDVNGDRGDQIVELTIAIPKELSEQERELYEKLRQAETFNPRKDLPV, encoded by the coding sequence ATGCAAAGTTTCCGCAATTATTACGAGATTTTGGGCGTTGCGAATGATGCGTCGGCTGATGAAATTAAGCGATCGTATCGACGATTGGCGCGGCAATATCACCCGGATCTCAACCCCGGAAATAAAGCAGCAGAAGACAAATTTAAAGCGATCGGAGAAGCTTACGGAGTGCTGTCTGATTCAGTGAAAAGAGCCGAGTACGACCAATTAGGAGGATTCTGGAAACAGCCCGGTTTCGGACGGGGCGGACGAAACGATAAAGAAAAGTTTGGCAAGTTCAGAACGTTCAACGATTTCTATGATGAGATCCTGAGTCGGCGGACTCCTGCACCAGAACCCGAATTCGATCCAGTTCCCCGACGTACTCAAACGACTCGAACCGTTCGCACGGCAGCGCCCCCTCCTCCTCGGCAAGAACCCGATCCATTTCGTCCAGGCACCTCGAAAGAGAGCTACACGGTGAAACCTCCCAAACAGAAACGGGATGCAGAGGCACGATTAACGGTTCCGCTGGAAAAAGCGTATTCAGGTGGGCGGGAGCGAATTCGGCTCGAAGATGGTCGATCGCTGGAAGTCGATATGCCGCCCCACATGGTGAGCGGGCAAAAAGTTCGATTAAGAGAACAAGGGGTCAACGGTGGCGATTTGTATCTCAACATCGAAGTGTCGCCGCATCCGTTTTTCAGGTTAGAAGGCTCAGATATTAGCTGCAAATTGCCAATTACGCCAAGTGAAGCGGTTTTGGGTGCGCCTGTTGAAGTGCCAACGCTCGATGGATTAGTGAAAATGGTGGTTCCAGCGGGAGTACGATCGGGACAGCGATTACGACTGGCAAATAAAGGCTATCCCGATGTGAATGGTGATCGGGGCGATCAGATTGTTGAATTGACGATCGCGATTCCGAAAGAGTTGAGCGAACAAGAACGTGAACTTTACGAGAAATTGCGGCAAGCTGAAACCTTTAATCCTCGTAAAGATCTTCCGGTTTAG
- a CDS encoding L,D-transpeptidase, whose translation MKWILAFVSVWVFFGETQAIAVPDWRSTAEITLSEPQTNEIRVVVRPKLRRVYLYEGKVIIASYAIAIGKPGWETPPGQYQIFSKEVNPVFKNFKTGKMIQPGPNNPLGVRWIGFWTDGKTQLGFHGTNEPELIGQAVSHGCIRMRNKDVVALFEKVSIGTPVIVE comes from the coding sequence ATGAAATGGATTCTTGCCTTCGTTAGTGTATGGGTGTTTTTTGGAGAAACACAAGCAATTGCGGTTCCAGATTGGCGATCGACGGCTGAAATTACGTTATCTGAACCGCAAACGAATGAGATTCGCGTGGTAGTACGCCCAAAATTGCGACGGGTTTATCTGTACGAAGGGAAAGTGATTATCGCAAGTTATGCGATCGCGATCGGAAAACCCGGTTGGGAAACGCCGCCCGGTCAGTATCAGATCTTTTCAAAAGAAGTGAATCCGGTTTTCAAGAATTTCAAAACAGGCAAAATGATTCAACCGGGTCCAAATAATCCGTTAGGTGTTCGCTGGATTGGATTTTGGACAGATGGCAAAACGCAACTTGGATTTCACGGCACGAACGAACCGGAATTAATCGGGCAAGCCGTGTCTCATGGCTGTATCCGAATGCGAAATAAGGATGTCGTTGCGCTGTTTGAAAAGGTGTCGATCGGGACTCCTGTGATCGTTGAATGA
- a CDS encoding homocysteine biosynthesis protein: protein MRTLAEINQKIERGQAIVRTVEEVKAQVAEMGVAETAKIVDVVTTGTFEPMEASGAILNLGQTDPPIKIRQCWLDGVPTYAGFGAVDLYLGASQLVEYPTGGEPLDNDDRESPEVRQRQRGGGHVIEDLIAGKSVSLRAIGQVTDCYPRSSFETTISRDTINQFYLFNPRNLYQNFIVGVNGGDRPLFTYLGALQPQLGNAVFSNPGAISPLLNDPDLQLIGIGSRIFLGGGIGYIAWEGTQHFPLQKRLPNRTPIGPASTLALIGDAKQMDAKWVRGCYFRGYGSSLMLGVGIPLPVLSEEVIAHCAVRDKDLVAPIVDFSIPRRVRPTFGLVSYAQLKSGRLTIDGKSVRVAPLASIYLSRQVALELKNWIESGAFTLTESVAPIPSDRTFIPQDMRGS, encoded by the coding sequence ATGCGAACTCTTGCCGAAATTAATCAAAAAATCGAGCGTGGTCAAGCGATCGTGCGAACCGTGGAAGAAGTGAAAGCCCAAGTCGCAGAAATGGGAGTCGCAGAAACAGCGAAAATTGTCGATGTGGTGACGACCGGAACCTTCGAGCCGATGGAGGCTTCAGGCGCAATTCTGAATCTGGGACAGACTGATCCGCCGATCAAAATTCGACAGTGTTGGCTTGATGGGGTGCCTACTTATGCGGGATTTGGAGCGGTCGATTTGTATTTGGGTGCGTCGCAGTTGGTGGAATATCCGACCGGAGGAGAACCGCTCGATAATGACGATCGAGAATCTCCAGAGGTGCGACAGCGGCAAAGGGGCGGCGGTCATGTGATCGAGGATTTGATTGCTGGAAAATCGGTGAGTTTAAGAGCGATCGGGCAAGTGACGGATTGTTATCCGCGATCGTCGTTTGAAACGACAATTTCCCGCGACACGATTAATCAGTTCTATCTGTTCAATCCACGTAATCTGTATCAGAACTTTATTGTTGGAGTGAATGGTGGCGATCGACCCCTTTTCACTTACTTAGGTGCACTTCAGCCCCAATTGGGAAACGCTGTTTTCTCAAATCCAGGAGCCATTTCACCGTTGTTGAATGACCCCGATCTGCAATTAATCGGGATCGGTTCAAGAATCTTTCTTGGTGGTGGAATCGGATACATTGCTTGGGAAGGAACGCAGCATTTCCCACTTCAGAAGCGTTTACCGAATCGAACGCCGATCGGTCCTGCTTCCACGCTGGCACTGATTGGAGATGCAAAACAGATGGACGCGAAATGGGTGAGAGGTTGTTATTTTCGCGGGTATGGCTCTTCGTTGATGCTCGGTGTAGGAATTCCGTTACCTGTGCTGAGTGAAGAAGTAATCGCCCATTGTGCCGTTCGGGATAAAGATTTGGTGGCTCCGATCGTTGATTTTTCGATTCCGCGTCGGGTTCGTCCAACCTTCGGATTGGTGAGTTATGCACAGTTGAAATCGGGACGATTGACGATCGACGGAAAATCCGTCCGAGTCGCGCCACTTGCCAGCATTTATCTATCGCGCCAAGTGGCTTTAGAGTTGAAAAACTGGATTGAATCCGGAGCGTTTACGTTAACTGAATCGGTGGCACCCATTCCCAGCGATCGTACTTTTATCCCTCAAGATATGCGAGGCAGTTAA
- a CDS encoding tetratricopeptide repeat protein, with product MNLEKGCECCQRGEYVEAIAHFDQAIQEDTNCSKAWNFRANALSALKRYAEALQNYDRATFLRPDYHQAWFNRGLLLMEMGAYGNAIESYDRAIDHYPDPAYIHARASIGLRQKLVFA from the coding sequence ATGAATTTAGAGAAAGGCTGTGAATGTTGTCAGCGTGGAGAATATGTAGAAGCGATCGCACATTTCGATCAAGCCATTCAAGAAGATACGAACTGCTCAAAAGCTTGGAATTTTCGCGCTAATGCGCTTTCTGCTCTGAAACGATATGCAGAAGCATTACAGAACTACGATCGAGCTACATTCCTCAGACCTGATTATCATCAGGCGTGGTTTAATCGCGGATTGCTATTGATGGAGATGGGCGCGTATGGGAATGCGATCGAATCTTACGATCGAGCAATTGATCACTATCCTGATCCTGCTTACATTCATGCAAGAGCTTCGATCGGACTAAGACAGAAATTAGTATTTGCGTAA
- a CDS encoding RNA-guided endonuclease TnpB family protein: MEQAFKYRFYPTPEQESLLRRTLGCVRLVYNRALNARTEAWYERQETIDYVKTSALLTGWKQQEDLQFLNEVSCVPLQQGLRHLQKAFSNFFAGRTKYPNFKKKRNGGSAEFTKSAFKWKDGKVVLAKCAEPLSIRWSRQLPQGCEPSTITVGLSPSGRWHISVLVDNPSIKPLPAVQKSVGLDLGITSLIATSDDEKIANPKPFERLRKKLKRVQKALSRKQKGSNNRDKARIQVARILAKIADSRKDFLHKLTTQLIRENQTIAVEDLAVKNMVKNPKLARQIADAAWGELVRQLSYKAKWYGRTLVKIDRWFPSSKRCGNCGHIVASLPLNVREWDCPTCGAHHDRDTNAARNILAVGHTVAVCGANVRPDSHEVKGQLRKTSNGKKQKPKS; the protein is encoded by the coding sequence ATGGAACAAGCCTTCAAGTACCGCTTCTATCCCACGCCTGAACAGGAATCGCTCCTGCGTCGCACGTTGGGCTGTGTCAGGCTGGTTTACAATCGCGCTTTGAATGCGCGAACTGAGGCTTGGTATGAACGACAAGAAACCATCGACTACGTTAAAACCTCTGCGTTGTTGACCGGGTGGAAACAGCAAGAAGACCTCCAGTTTTTGAATGAAGTGAGTTGTGTGCCGTTGCAGCAAGGATTGCGACATCTGCAAAAAGCGTTCTCCAACTTCTTTGCAGGACGCACCAAGTACCCGAACTTCAAAAAGAAGCGGAATGGTGGATCTGCCGAGTTCACCAAGTCTGCGTTCAAGTGGAAAGATGGAAAAGTAGTTTTGGCAAAATGTGCTGAACCCCTGTCGATTCGCTGGAGCCGTCAACTTCCTCAAGGGTGCGAACCCTCGACGATCACCGTCGGTTTGAGTCCAAGTGGACGCTGGCACATTTCGGTGTTGGTGGACAATCCGAGTATCAAACCGCTTCCAGCCGTTCAGAAGTCGGTGGGGTTGGATCTTGGCATCACCAGTCTGATTGCGACCAGTGATGACGAAAAGATTGCAAATCCGAAACCATTTGAGCGACTGAGAAAGAAGCTCAAACGAGTTCAAAAAGCACTGAGTCGCAAGCAAAAAGGCTCGAATAATCGAGACAAGGCAAGAATCCAAGTCGCACGGATTCTTGCCAAGATTGCGGACTCGCGCAAAGATTTTCTCCATAAACTGACCACTCAACTGATTCGTGAAAATCAAACGATTGCAGTCGAGGATTTGGCAGTGAAAAACATGGTGAAAAACCCCAAACTGGCGCGGCAGATTGCCGATGCTGCATGGGGTGAGTTGGTACGTCAACTGAGCTACAAAGCCAAGTGGTACGGTCGAACCTTGGTGAAGATAGACCGCTGGTTTCCCAGTTCCAAACGCTGTGGAAACTGCGGTCACATTGTTGCATCGTTGCCGTTGAACGTCCGGGAGTGGGATTGTCCCACCTGTGGGGCACACCACGACCGGGACACTAACGCGGCACGAAACATCTTGGCGGTGGGACACACCGTTGCAGTCTGTGGAGCGAACGTAAGACCTGATAGCCATGAGGTTAAAGGGCAGTTGCGAAAAACCAGCAATGGAAAGAAGCAGAAACCTAAGTCGTGA
- a CDS encoding Uma2 family endonuclease, protein MTAEVMKRLFTVKQYHRMIETGILQEGDRVELIRGEIVEMAAIGTRHAAGVRRLNRLFYDKFGQQVLISPQNPVEVDEYSEPEPDIAVLRPRADFYVSAHPTPNDVFLLVEVSDSTIRYDRSVKIPLYAEDNITEAWIVDVNAELVEVYRQPSASGYQSLQTYRRGQSIELLAFPNVSITIDEILG, encoded by the coding sequence ATGACAGCCGAAGTGATGAAGCGATTGTTCACGGTCAAGCAATATCACCGCATGATCGAAACCGGAATTCTCCAAGAAGGCGATCGTGTAGAGTTAATTCGCGGAGAAATTGTAGAGATGGCGGCGATTGGAACGAGACATGCAGCAGGAGTAAGACGATTGAATCGATTGTTTTATGACAAATTTGGTCAGCAAGTTTTGATTTCGCCCCAAAATCCGGTTGAGGTCGATGAATATTCGGAGCCGGAGCCTGATATTGCAGTTCTTAGACCGCGTGCAGATTTCTACGTCTCTGCCCATCCCACTCCCAATGATGTGTTTTTGCTAGTCGAAGTTTCAGATTCAACGATTCGGTATGACCGAAGTGTCAAAATTCCGCTCTATGCCGAAGACAACATCACCGAAGCTTGGATCGTGGATGTGAATGCAGAGTTAGTCGAAGTCTATCGGCAACCGAGTGCAAGCGGATATCAATCGCTTCAGACTTACAGACGCGGACAATCGATCGAGCTTTTAGCCTTTCCGAATGTGTCGATTACGATTGACGAGATTCTGGGCTAA
- a CDS encoding DUF565 domain-containing protein, with protein sequence MQNTRLSTIVDTTAGQLNQFFRNPWRRTSLLIIGLLLGFFLGSAISTSAGQKAELDIVQAFVLLLATEVVSRFTYGGSSRFRRMLIAEFLNALKLGLIYSLFLEAFKLGS encoded by the coding sequence ATGCAGAATACGCGGCTAAGTACGATCGTGGATACGACCGCAGGACAACTAAATCAGTTTTTTCGCAATCCTTGGCGGCGAACCTCTTTGCTCATTATCGGGTTACTGTTGGGCTTTTTCTTAGGCAGTGCGATTTCAACTAGCGCGGGTCAGAAAGCAGAACTCGATATCGTTCAGGCGTTTGTGCTTTTGTTGGCGACCGAAGTGGTAAGTCGATTCACATACGGGGGAAGTTCGCGGTTTCGACGAATGCTGATTGCAGAATTTCTCAATGCGCTCAAACTCGGACTGATTTACAGCTTGTTTCTCGAAGCGTTCAAACTCGGAAGTTAA
- a CDS encoding DNA double-strand break repair nuclease NurA: protein MPTKPSEILSLLDRKREDFMSFDRSALQALQQYGTALIQMSQKSDRALLSALEDMQDCGARPVEPLGLFPEWIMHSNLSWQNREESLEWVRDRITGISTFSVDGSQIYPSKDFSIPVALVQIGWFENDHLEAGKYEKDITLDVMTPNDLKVGRGDLADRRVNLRRFEMECDRIVQYMEEHAGSQTCLAFFDGSLIATFSEAFDEETRMFYIRCIRSVLQASEDYRVPVVGYVDTSSARDLTEMLQRLCNLPESKTIHDAQLLNRAKNQMQWGDRTPLFLCQRPGVRDLYGSHRDRIVFTYLKTNRDSYPARIELPLWIYEEGWHDRILDWVRAEVVIGGGYPYVIETADQVAVLKNDDRQTFYRLLQDWAEKEDLTLRLSRKMISKARRR from the coding sequence ATGCCAACCAAGCCTTCTGAGATTTTGAGCTTGCTCGATCGTAAACGTGAGGACTTCATGTCGTTCGATCGCTCTGCCCTTCAAGCGCTCCAACAGTACGGAACCGCACTGATTCAGATGTCGCAGAAGTCCGATCGAGCATTACTCAGCGCATTAGAGGATATGCAGGACTGTGGAGCAAGACCGGTCGAGCCGTTGGGACTGTTTCCGGAATGGATTATGCACTCGAATCTAAGCTGGCAGAATCGCGAGGAAAGTTTGGAATGGGTGCGCGATCGCATTACCGGAATTTCGACTTTCTCGGTGGATGGCTCTCAAATCTATCCGAGCAAAGATTTCTCGATTCCGGTTGCCTTAGTACAGATTGGCTGGTTTGAGAACGATCATCTTGAAGCAGGCAAGTACGAGAAAGACATTACTCTCGATGTCATGACTCCGAATGATTTGAAAGTGGGGCGGGGTGATTTAGCCGATCGCAGAGTAAACTTACGACGCTTTGAAATGGAATGCGATCGCATTGTTCAATACATGGAAGAACATGCAGGAAGCCAAACTTGTCTCGCGTTCTTTGATGGCTCATTGATTGCGACTTTTTCAGAAGCCTTCGACGAAGAAACCCGGATGTTCTATATCCGATGTATTCGGAGTGTTTTACAAGCAAGTGAAGATTATCGTGTTCCGGTTGTTGGTTATGTGGATACTTCGAGTGCAAGAGATCTCACAGAAATGTTGCAGCGATTGTGTAATCTGCCTGAAAGCAAAACGATTCACGATGCTCAATTGTTGAACCGCGCTAAAAATCAGATGCAGTGGGGCGATCGAACTCCGCTATTTCTTTGTCAACGTCCTGGAGTGCGCGATTTGTATGGCAGTCATCGCGATCGTATTGTGTTCACTTACCTGAAAACGAATCGCGATAGTTATCCGGCTCGAATTGAACTACCGCTGTGGATTTATGAGGAAGGTTGGCACGATCGTATCTTAGATTGGGTTCGGGCTGAAGTTGTAATCGGGGGTGGCTATCCTTATGTGATTGAAACAGCGGATCAGGTTGCCGTGTTGAAAAATGACGATCGACAAACCTTTTATCGATTGCTGCAAGATTGGGCAGAGAAAGAAGATCTCACCCTCCGACTGTCGCGCAAAATGATCAGTAAAGCTCGACGGCGATAG
- a CDS encoding DUF4126 domain-containing protein, producing MDLTFNTVIELLLGISLSAAAGFRVFIPLLVLSGVSVFGHYDLPTDFDWIESMQAFDLFAIASVLEVIGYSIPWFDHALDFLATPAAMIAGTIVAASVAPDMNPLIQWTLAIVAGGGTAGITKLLTNVLRGTSTAASGGLTNPIFAAVELAIALLLSVLAITVPVIAGLLVIGFFGFGIYQLTKVIKRWQTRKVSPESRQS from the coding sequence GTGGATCTAACATTTAATACAGTTATTGAACTTCTTTTAGGAATTAGCTTAAGTGCTGCGGCTGGATTTCGTGTCTTCATTCCGCTCTTAGTTCTGAGCGGTGTTTCAGTCTTTGGGCATTACGATTTACCCACTGATTTTGATTGGATTGAAAGTATGCAGGCGTTTGATTTGTTTGCGATCGCCAGTGTTCTCGAAGTCATTGGCTATTCGATCCCCTGGTTTGACCATGCTCTAGATTTTCTCGCGACACCTGCGGCGATGATTGCAGGCACGATCGTAGCGGCTTCCGTTGCACCTGATATGAATCCGTTAATTCAGTGGACATTAGCGATCGTGGCGGGTGGCGGAACTGCTGGAATTACAAAATTGCTTACGAATGTACTGAGAGGAACTTCGACAGCGGCTTCCGGTGGATTGACTAATCCGATTTTTGCAGCGGTGGAATTAGCGATCGCGCTTCTACTATCTGTTCTTGCAATCACGGTTCCGGTCATTGCTGGACTGCTCGTGATTGGATTCTTTGGTTTCGGAATTTATCAGCTTACGAAGGTGATCAAACGCTGGCAGACTCGCAAAGTTAGCCCAGAATCTCGTCAATCGTAA